From Ammoniphilus oxalaticus, one genomic window encodes:
- a CDS encoding GNAT family N-acetyltransferase: MRDRIPLRDDRRLIDLAASQFKVHPSVIEKRLAKATGVTVLEDGGVVVGYICYRIRDKALFVDLVVLDTTYKGKGIVSGFSNAFFEQAKRKGVEVIQGLVEKNNQYALAVFRHLGFSVKRAFLFTLLIEKRL, translated from the coding sequence TTGAGGGATCGGATTCCTTTGCGAGATGATCGGCGATTGATAGATCTAGCGGCTTCCCAATTTAAAGTACATCCTTCCGTCATTGAAAAAAGACTTGCCAAAGCTACGGGAGTCACGGTTTTGGAGGATGGCGGCGTTGTCGTTGGCTATATTTGTTATCGAATTCGTGATAAGGCATTGTTTGTCGATTTAGTCGTCTTGGATACTACTTATAAAGGAAAGGGAATCGTCAGCGGGTTTTCGAACGCTTTTTTTGAACAAGCCAAAAGAAAAGGAGTTGAAGTGATCCAAGGGTTGGTGGAGAAAAATAATCAATATGCACTCGCTGTGTTTAGACATCTCGGGTTTTCGGTTAAAAGGGCTTTCTTGTTTACGTTGCTAATTGAAAAACGCTTGTAA
- a CDS encoding protein adenylyltransferase SelO, protein MTKENAESAVGWNFDNSYARLPDMFYSKVDPTPVDSPRIIILNESLAESLGLDSESLKKNGGLAALAGNEVPTGASPLAQAYAGHQFGHFTMLGDGRAILLGEQITPSGERVDIQLKGPGRTPYSRSGDGRAALGPMLREYIMSEAMNALGISTTRSLAVVKTNNAVIREERLPLAILTRVATSHIRVGTFQYVSHWGKQEDLQVLADYTLNRHFTEALQADNRYLSLLNEVIDRQATLIANWQLVGFIHGVMNTDNMALNGETIDYGPCAFMDVYDPATVFSSIDAQGRYAYGNQPLIGEWNLARFAETILPLLHSDQSKAVEMAQDAISRFADRFHDQWLTGMRAKLGLFNEEVDDEKLIAELLDLMLNNKADYTNTFRSLTFDKSGATTLFGAPAFLRWMEKWEARRERQSETRQASLQMMKHNNPAVIPRNHRVEEVLTAAVERDDFTPLTKFLAILSNPYEHTTEQEEYTTLPPASTRPYRTYCGT, encoded by the coding sequence ATGACAAAAGAAAATGCTGAATCCGCTGTTGGATGGAATTTTGACAATAGTTACGCCCGTCTGCCCGACATGTTCTATTCGAAGGTGGATCCAACGCCTGTGGATTCGCCGCGCATCATTATATTAAATGAGTCACTGGCGGAGTCGCTTGGTCTAGACAGTGAATCTTTAAAGAAAAATGGAGGTTTGGCGGCCTTAGCTGGAAATGAAGTTCCAACAGGGGCATCCCCACTAGCGCAAGCGTACGCTGGTCATCAGTTTGGACATTTCACGATGCTAGGTGATGGCAGGGCGATTCTACTCGGTGAACAAATCACTCCTTCGGGAGAGAGAGTCGATATTCAATTGAAAGGCCCAGGGCGCACTCCGTATTCTCGGTCAGGTGATGGCAGGGCTGCCCTGGGACCCATGTTACGCGAATATATTATGAGCGAAGCGATGAATGCTTTAGGTATTTCGACAACACGCAGTTTGGCCGTCGTGAAAACAAATAATGCAGTCATTCGGGAGGAGCGATTACCTCTGGCCATTTTAACTCGTGTGGCAACGAGTCATATTCGGGTCGGAACATTTCAATATGTATCCCACTGGGGGAAACAAGAAGATCTACAAGTTCTCGCCGACTATACGTTGAATCGTCATTTCACAGAAGCGCTTCAAGCGGATAACCGCTACCTTTCGTTATTAAACGAAGTGATTGACCGTCAAGCGACGCTGATTGCCAATTGGCAGTTGGTCGGCTTCATTCATGGCGTGATGAACACAGATAATATGGCGCTAAACGGGGAGACGATTGATTATGGTCCCTGCGCATTCATGGATGTGTACGATCCAGCAACAGTCTTTAGTTCAATTGATGCGCAGGGCCGATATGCATATGGAAACCAACCGTTAATTGGGGAATGGAATTTGGCCCGATTTGCGGAAACCATCTTGCCGTTGTTGCACAGTGATCAAAGCAAAGCAGTTGAGATGGCACAGGATGCGATATCCCGTTTTGCGGATCGATTCCATGATCAGTGGTTGACAGGGATGAGGGCGAAGTTAGGGTTATTTAATGAAGAAGTAGATGACGAAAAGCTGATCGCCGAATTGCTTGACCTCATGCTGAATAATAAAGCTGACTATACGAATACATTTCGCTCGTTAACTTTCGACAAATCGGGAGCAACTACGTTGTTTGGGGCTCCAGCCTTTTTAAGATGGATGGAAAAGTGGGAGGCGCGACGGGAGCGACAATCGGAAACGAGGCAAGCGTCGCTACAAATGATGAAACATAATAATCCAGCGGTCATTCCTCGCAACCATCGTGTTGAAGAAGTTTTAACTGCGGCGGTTGAACGCGATGATTTCACTCCTTTGACGAAATTCCTTGCGATTTTATCCAACCCTTATGAACATACAACCGAGCAGGAGGAATACACAACATTGCCGCCGGCATCCACGCGACCGTATCGAACCTATTGCGGCACGTAA
- a CDS encoding YkuS family protein translates to MAKKRIGVENTLSDIAQTLKNQGHDVVNLDENNAADCDYCVVSGQNKHLFEVSQRANMAGVINADGMTADDVLNSIDHSF, encoded by the coding sequence ATGGCTAAGAAAAGAATTGGTGTTGAAAACACATTGAGCGATATTGCGCAGACTTTGAAGAATCAAGGTCATGACGTCGTTAACTTAGATGAAAACAATGCGGCTGATTGTGATTATTGTGTCGTTTCCGGGCAAAACAAACATTTGTTCGAAGTTTCTCAACGAGCGAATATGGCTGGTGTAATTAACGCCGACGGGATGACAGCGGACGACGTACTTAACTCGATCGATCACAGCTTCTAA
- a CDS encoding acyl--CoA ligase, giving the protein MIKTPLNMTIHDLLSPTGSDHDEALFAPGKPTLSYKQLYDNVIQLSAALNSFGIGRGDRVAMVMGNGPETVVTFLAVAISATAAPLNPNYKKEEFAYYYEDTKARALITLPGSAELAREAMTEDMALIEATPQEDGTLSFELIKGQREPRPTELAAPEDVAMILHTSGTTGAPKRVPLRHSNIVASANNIKSTYNLTKDDTGLCVMPLFHIHGIIASTLSTLAAGGKLVCPPGFSALEFWSWVDTYKPTWYSAVPTMHQTLLARAESNKDIIEANPFRFIRSSSSPLPPVILERMEEVFKAPVLEAYGMSEACHQMASNPLPPAQRKPGSVGIGFGVEVGIMDEEGNLLENGELGEVVVKGPNIFSGYEENPEANAEAFANGWFRTGDQGFKDEDGYLSLTGRFKEIINRGGEKISPIEVDDVLLRHPAVSEAIAFAVPSKVYGEDIHAAVVLKGDADEKELRAHCSAQLADFKVPRRFHIVDEIPRGATSKIQRVNLAELLGIS; this is encoded by the coding sequence ATGATAAAGACTCCCTTAAACATGACAATACATGATCTTCTTAGTCCAACAGGAAGCGATCATGACGAGGCTCTTTTCGCTCCGGGTAAACCGACATTATCTTATAAACAATTATATGATAATGTCATTCAGTTATCGGCAGCATTAAATAGCTTCGGAATTGGTCGCGGAGATCGTGTAGCGATGGTAATGGGGAATGGCCCAGAAACTGTAGTTACTTTTTTGGCGGTTGCCATTTCCGCTACAGCAGCTCCGCTAAATCCAAATTATAAAAAAGAAGAGTTTGCGTACTATTATGAGGATACAAAAGCGCGAGCGCTTATCACGCTTCCGGGTTCCGCGGAATTAGCGCGCGAAGCCATGACGGAAGATATGGCTCTCATTGAAGCAACACCACAGGAAGATGGGACTCTATCTTTTGAATTAATTAAAGGGCAACGCGAACCTCGTCCTACGGAATTGGCAGCGCCTGAAGATGTGGCAATGATTTTGCACACGAGCGGGACAACCGGCGCGCCAAAGCGAGTGCCACTTCGTCATTCAAACATTGTGGCGTCGGCAAACAATATTAAATCAACATATAATTTAACAAAAGATGACACAGGGTTATGTGTCATGCCTTTATTCCATATTCATGGCATTATTGCCTCAACGCTATCCACTTTAGCGGCGGGGGGTAAATTGGTTTGCCCACCAGGGTTTAGCGCCCTTGAATTTTGGAGTTGGGTCGATACTTATAAGCCGACGTGGTACTCAGCTGTTCCAACAATGCATCAGACGTTACTTGCTAGAGCTGAAAGCAACAAGGACATTATCGAAGCAAACCCGTTCCGTTTTATTCGTTCCAGTAGTTCACCGTTACCGCCTGTTATACTAGAGCGCATGGAAGAAGTGTTTAAGGCTCCGGTTCTAGAGGCTTACGGAATGTCAGAAGCTTGTCACCAAATGGCTTCCAACCCATTACCTCCGGCGCAACGAAAGCCAGGCAGTGTTGGGATCGGGTTTGGTGTAGAAGTTGGCATTATGGACGAAGAAGGAAACCTGTTGGAAAACGGGGAATTGGGTGAAGTTGTTGTAAAAGGACCAAATATTTTCTCAGGATACGAAGAGAATCCGGAAGCAAACGCAGAGGCGTTTGCAAATGGATGGTTCCGCACAGGGGACCAAGGTTTCAAAGATGAAGACGGATATTTATCTCTAACAGGACGATTCAAAGAAATTATCAACCGTGGCGGTGAAAAAATATCACCGATTGAAGTTGACGATGTTCTTTTACGTCATCCCGCAGTTTCGGAAGCGATTGCGTTTGCTGTTCCTAGTAAAGTTTACGGGGAAGATATTCATGCGGCAGTTGTCTTAAAAGGAGATGCGGACGAGAAAGAATTGCGGGCGCACTGTTCAGCGCAATTGGCTGACTTTAAAGTGCCTAGAAGATTCCATATCGTGGACGAAATCCCGCGTGGGGCAACAAGTAAAATACAGAGAGTTAACTTGGCAGAACTGCTAGGAATTTCATAA
- a CDS encoding 2-dehydropantoate 2-reductase, with protein sequence MRFCIVGAGAIGGYLGAKLALAGEEVTLIARGAHLEAIQQNGLTLRMSDGTEQVAHPKLATSRMEEAGEQDVVIVALKAHSLPGLAPNMRPLYGPDTVVITAQNGVPWWYFHKHGGPYEGSRIESVDPGGIIEANLETDRVIGCVVYPATELAGPGIVQHIDGDRFSLGELDGSRSERVREISRRINAAGLRAPVRTTIRDEIWVKLWGNCAFNPISALTHGTLEEICQYAPTRELARNMMVEAQTIAEKLGIRFGVSVDQRIQGAEAVGAHRTSMLQDLEAGRTLEIDALVGAVCELGKITDTPTPNLDAIYACVKLLTIDKDLIHVR encoded by the coding sequence TTGCGTTTTTGTATCGTAGGAGCAGGAGCTATTGGTGGCTATCTTGGCGCTAAGCTTGCATTAGCTGGTGAAGAGGTAACATTAATTGCTCGTGGCGCTCACTTAGAAGCCATTCAACAAAACGGTTTAACTTTGCGTATGTCAGATGGAACAGAACAAGTAGCTCATCCTAAATTAGCGACGAGCAGAATGGAAGAAGCTGGAGAGCAGGACGTTGTTATCGTAGCGTTAAAGGCTCACAGTTTACCTGGACTAGCTCCAAACATGCGTCCACTTTATGGCCCGGATACGGTCGTAATTACTGCGCAAAATGGAGTGCCTTGGTGGTATTTCCACAAACATGGCGGACCATACGAAGGAAGTCGTATTGAGTCTGTTGATCCAGGCGGTATTATTGAAGCTAATCTAGAAACAGATCGTGTGATCGGCTGCGTTGTTTACCCAGCGACAGAATTAGCTGGTCCTGGAATTGTTCAACACATTGATGGCGACCGTTTCTCCCTAGGGGAATTAGATGGTTCGAGGAGCGAACGTGTTCGTGAAATTTCAAGAAGAATTAATGCTGCTGGTTTGAGAGCGCCTGTGCGCACGACGATCCGCGATGAAATTTGGGTTAAGTTATGGGGCAACTGCGCATTCAACCCGATTAGCGCATTAACACATGGTACTTTGGAGGAGATTTGTCAGTATGCTCCTACTAGAGAATTGGCTCGAAACATGATGGTTGAGGCTCAAACGATCGCTGAAAAACTAGGTATCCGTTTCGGAGTATCTGTTGATCAGAGAATTCAAGGCGCAGAAGCGGTTGGAGCGCACAGAACTTCTATGTTGCAAGACTTGGAAGCTGGACGCACGTTAGAGATTGATGCTCTTGTTGGAGCTGTTTGCGAACTAGGGAAAATTACGGATACCCCAACTCCAAACCTAGACGCGATCTATGCATGTGTTAAATTACTAACGATTGACAAAGATTTAATTCATGTAAGATAG
- a CDS encoding AMP-binding enzyme: MDDILLRHPAVSAAITFAVPSKVYGEDIQAAVVLKVETTEKELRAHCAKQLADFKVPRKILFLDEIPRGATGKIQRINMAKLLGLE; this comes from the coding sequence GTGGACGATATCCTATTGCGTCATCCAGCGGTATCAGCGGCAATCACATTTGCTGTACCGAGCAAAGTGTATGGAGAGGATATTCAAGCCGCTGTTGTATTGAAAGTAGAAACGACAGAAAAAGAATTGCGGGCGCACTGCGCTAAACAATTGGCCGACTTTAAAGTGCCGAGAAAAATTCTTTTCTTGGACGAGATCCCTCGCGGAGCGACGGGTAAGATTCAAAGAATTAATATGGCTAAGTTACTTGGTCTAGAATAG